AAAAAGTTAAGGGACCAAATTGGCTATTTTCCtgacaaaaaaattttgatttgcaTACATTCTTTGGGATGAGTCATGAAGAAGAATTTGTTATTAACGGTACAAATTTTGATCAAgacaaagaaatttttttattttacttgcgGGGTGGATTCTCTTATTAATCTTTTCATTAGAAATTGTGAGGCTGGAAACTTTTGTGGTGGAAATAATTGGCAAAAAGAAGGTTTGCCttggttgctgaaaattttgtggatgattattattttgaaaaaatatattggCTTTGATGGTGGGCTTGATTAACTAGAATTGACAGCTACATTGTATGCATAGTACAAGGCTAATTTGCTTCCATATGCAAAGATAAAATTGAGGATCAACTGCAAATTGTAATTGCATGTCACCTACGTCGCAACAGAGTTTTACATACAAATCGTTGGCCACGACGATGGTGAGTTTGTTTTAAAAGGGACAATGTTGACGATATTAAATCAAGATAATTACTATGTTCTTGGTTAATTAGGTGTTTTAGTTAAATTGGGCTTAAGTGTTATAAGTGGTATAGGAATTGGTTTCACAGTTAATTTGGTGATTGAGTTTGTATATGTATGTGATAGTAGATTCCAATATTACGTTAGTTGATTAGATTGGTCGTTTTTAAAGGCCTAGTGGCCGGTTGGTTAGGTGTGCAAAACAGTAGTAAGAATtacttatactatataagattgaGTTTTAGTGAAAGAGAGGGTTGCATTTCAACCGCATAGGCAGGGATTTTTTGGAAATGTGAAATATTCTGGTGTGTTTTACAAGCTATAGGTACAAGTGAGGGAAGCTTGTGATTAGGTATATTATCCGAAATACCCTTATTTATAGACATTTAAAACTTTATGTTGTTCAAACATTTGGGTATTTATGGTATATGCAATTAATCTGCAACCATTTGTTGCTTTTGGTACAACACACATAAGCCAGTGAGTTTGTGAAATTACTTAAATGCTTTGGATGCAAGTTAAGGAAGCCTGTATTTGGGtatatttaccttttttttttggttagcaacgatacatttgtataacctattctatcctaatctagggaGAGGGGGAGCCTAAGGAAGCCGTGGCTTAGTGGGTGTATAAATCCAACTAGACCAAGGGAGTGCTATAGCACAACCCTTGGATTTTTTTCGCTGCTAATAAGGTTTAAACTGTCACCAACAGCCCAAGGAGGAACTTAAGTTCCTTCCTGGTGGCCATTGAGCCATTGGCCCAGTAGTTCTGTATTTGGGTATATTTACCGACCTAACCCCGTTTTAGTGCATTTAATTCAAGTTTTCATTCACGAGGCATCAGGCTATTGGTGGAATGAGCACTTAATGTGCAACCGTAATTGCATTTAGTACAACCTATACATGCTCGTGTGTTAGTGTAATTACTGTAATATCCCTTAACTAACAATTAGTGGGGCTTTCGAGCCGCTTCCTGTGTCTGAAACGTTTGCTTGGTTGCTGCACCCTCATGAATGCTAAGGCTTTGGTCGGAACCCATTTCTTGCTCATTTATCTCTGAATTTAACGGCCATAAACGTGGGTCAGTTTACTCCCCTTTGCGCTTCAGTGcttcagttttctttttttgtgtaATTGATGAAGCAATCGCCTAGAAAGGAAGACAGGAGCACGATCGTTCGTGCAAAGAGCAACAAAAAATGAACAGTGCAATTCAATTGAGAGGAACTGAACAGAGCAAGTAGTTGAATGGATAAGGCGCAACTCTCAACTTAGACATATTGCAGGAAAACCGAAAAGTCCAAGGCCAAGTATTTAAAACAGCAGATACAAGTACTACTACTATAACATTACTATTGACATTTGTATTTTacggaaaaaaaattttttggcggttaaattaaaaaaaaaaaggaagaaaagaaaagaaagaaattcgtGCCTCCACAGTCGTCTCTGAGACTCTACCCCAGGTACAAATGGAGCTTGATGGCCAGTAAGAAGACAGAAATGAGAGCAAAGTAGAGCAGGGAATGCACCATTATGGCAGCGCCACTGGTCTGAAGATTGGCGAATTCCACGCACCTGTGGTGGCCGGGAATTTGAAATAGCAGCCCCGGTGATAATAGAACGAACAGTACCACTGCCACAAATATTGGACCCCAGTCTGACGTCTCTTGTTTACTTTACCAGGCAGCCCCGGTGAAGGAAGGATCGAGTGGCCGCTGAAAATGGAGAAGTGAAATAGTATATTAGATTAGATGATGAGCTGCAGTCAGTGGTGCCACAATTTAGGTAGTGTTAAAGATCTCAGACGGCGCACTTCGGAGTTTGGATGGaacggggaaaaaaaagaaaatagagcaAACAAACAAAGCAAAGCTGCAATAAGAGTGGATGGGACTTGGGAGAGGAAACTAAAGGGAGTGGCTCAAGTTACTTGGATGCTCTCTAGCCGTCCCATTTTCCATTGCTTACACTTCTTTCATGCACGTGGGGTGCCCACTTCAATTCCATCAAAAAGCTGTAAGAATTGCGTCAACTCAACTGATTCAAACATTGCCTCCCATCAATGTCCCTCAATATAAGGTTTGTTCTAAATTCATACGTACGGGTGTGTGGTGCACCCGTCTGGTCTGATGGTGGTTCAGTCCCTATCAGGTTCCCCCGGCTCAGTTGGGCCACTCCATAGAGTAAGTTTTCCTTCCCCTTAGGAGTAGGAGTAGGCTAGATTAGGCTAGATGTGCCgttaagctaaaaaaaaaaaaaaactgatttaaATTGGTTCGTGATTCCACTTCTTTATTAAAATGGAAATGAGAAAAACATCTGTAATGATATCACTGATTTTGATCAGAGTTAACTGGAGGTAGGGAAAAGTGACCGAGAGAATTGGGAAGGGAAGAAACAGAGAGGGAAGGTATATTGAAAGGGATTGAGAAAACTGAACTTGTTCTGTTTGATAGCGTGCCCCATCCGTCCTCTTTTAGGCTTATTTATACAAGATTCTTCCTCTAGATCCTTCTGCGTTCTAACCTCCCAACTGAATGAGCATGCATGCAAGCATGCTATTTTTGGATGTCTAACAGAGTAACTAACTTCTGGATCGCTAACTAACTTCTTAATAAGGAAAGCATAGCAGATACATTTCTGCTAAAAGTATTTATATTATCTAGGGTCATTACAACATCCAACTCCAACTATTAAGGTGAGCTCTCAAGAAAGAAATCTATTTTATGTGGCCACGTAAGGAATTCACAGCTTGCAGTTAAACCGGGGATTATTAGATTGGTTGGTCCTGTGCAGTTACTAATTAGTAGGATGAGTGGGTGGAAAGATTGGCTTTTGCAAGATGATAATTACACACCCTACCCTACGTGTTGTGTCAACTCCACGGCTTTGATGAATTGATGGCGCATTGCTAATTTGTACCGTTACTATTTAAATTTGTGCAATGTTAGGATTTAGGAAGGAAAAATGTTGATTTAGCCTCATCCattgctttgttttttttttttttttttttctaaatgctAGATTTCAATAAGTTATTTTGTTAACAGTATgggaaaaaataagagaaaaattttAGTAGTACTAGTAGTAGATTTGATGTAAGGCTTCCAGTTTTTGAGTTTTGGTCTCGTTGCATCGGCCAATTCAGGAGTATATTAAATTACCTTAAAGCCGTAATTAGCACTCAAATACAACAAGGACATTGAGTGGGCTACAGTACACATCTGTCTCCTGATGCCCTATACGTGAAATCGCTTGACCTGGATTCACTCGGTTGTATCCGGCTTCAATGGGCCCAATATTCTGGGCTGTAACGACTTTTTACAAAACACGTACGCTCAGAACTCTTTCGCGACGCATCCGATCCGTGCTGCCTGGATTGGAAGACTTCGGCCGTTGTTTTtaaggataatttcagaaaccaccACCCCCCAGCCCCGGACGCCGGGGGCTGAggtgaggtttctgacactttcaAGCCTTCCTTGAGGTTTTAAGAACTATACTAAttttccttgaacttgaagtttTTGTAACAAATCAATTCAATTCAGACAAAAGTACTATTATAACTTGAAGCAACAATAGTCTATGCACATAGCCAGTGCAAGTTGTAATGGTCATAATTTTTTGTCATTTGCAACTACATATAAAAGATACAACTAACGTCATAATGCTATTAAATTATTAGTGTAAGCATCTAAATTTGGGtcaaaaaattaatctttttattttagttgatgAGATAAAATTATAAGTGTTAGTGCAGAAAACATACTAGTCTTAGTCAACAAATCAACAACAAAAGGCATAAATAGTTTGTCTGAACACAAGATTGAAGAAATAAGTCAATCAGAAAATTCTTCTATTTTTCTTATCCATAAGATCTACACTTGTCCATACTATTTGACACCGGAGTTCTCATGCTTGACTATTGTTTACTCCACAAGACAACCTCCTTCCCCGTAGGCATCAAAAACCCGCGCATCGCCCTCTAGTTGTTCTAATCAAATTGAGTTTTGGGACCCAGAGTGCTAATATTGCTTATCTTCTCTTCTTTGCCAGTTGATATTTTTGGTAGCGCAATCTTCCATTGCGTAAATTTATTGAGTCATTCCTCCTCCGATTTTAAGATGTTATTTATACCTCCACTGTGTGGATTTTTGTACTAAAATAAATTCCACTCGTGATTTTGCTAATGGCTAGATTCAATTAGAACTAAATGCCCTTTCTGACTTCTTTGTAAAATTATCTGCCTCAATACAATTTTAACATTTGGATTTGCTATTCTTCTGTAATGTAAGACTCAGTGTTTGTTAAGTTGAGTACAATTACGCTTGTGATTAGAGCTGGCAAAAGAGCTCAAAACCCAACAACCCGCCCAACCCGCACATTAATTTTAAAGGATGGGTTGGGTCAATTGGGTTATGAATTTTGTTGGGTTGGGTAAGAACAACCCAACTTATTTATTGGGCGGGTTAGGTTTTTTATTTCAGTACCCAATACCCAACttgtttaaaagtaattcaGAGTAATAAATACAATATTCCCCAACTATTTGTATTTGGACATGTGTTAATAATTCATTGATTAATTTGTATTCAAaattctcatatatatatatagtttcaatcaattttttaaatttttatttaaatgtCAGAATAGTTCATGAATTCTCCTCTCATAAACGGGATTTCAACTAAGCTTATGACCCATATTATTTTACTCCCTAATTCTAACAAAAAACAAACAGTTTGGCTAATGGAATTAATAGATATTCCTATAATTAAGAGAATCTTTAGGTGTTACATTTTTCAGAGAATTACAATTATTTTAAGAAAGTTTTTTCAAAGGAAGAGTGTAATAATTGTAATTGTGCGTATTCACATGTTAAATTACGATATAAGATGAGCCTATTAACAACATCGTTAGAAATATCATATTCATAATTAATCGGGCATCCGACAAAACGTTGCTTATTAAGATACAAAACAAGTTAGCATAATCTCacacaatcccaaatataaatTCCCCATATAACATGTCATATATATTAAGAGTAGATGTACGACACAAAATCAATATTTTTTAAGGGACACAAAAATCGATAGTGGATCAATGGAAGAGATTATTGAAAAGATTAAGGTGGTGTTTTGTGTTGGGGGGGGGTTGCTATGCTGTTCGTTAAATGTACAAtttattatctaaaattcacaatacaagcaatataaaatattattctatttacGATATGTTTCCAAGGAACTTAAGAAGTGAGTGTGTATTTGTGTGTGTGAAAATACAtttatgtatgtgaaaatgtgtttatatgtgtgaaaatttttttttttgtgtgttaaaATGTATGTGAAAAAAGTTTATGTATTAATTAATATGTTGGGTCATATTTGGGTCATGGGTTTGAGATAACCCCATACGACCCAATCCAAAGTCAACCTAATCTAAAATTGGACGGGTTGGATATAACCCATTTAAGTGAAAATCCAATATTAACTCGTCCAAAATCTGCCCAACCCGCCCAATTGCCAGCTATACTTGCAATTATAGGACAATCTCACAATAATACACAGaatgaatatatatacataactgAGCATTCGGTGATGTAGTGTCCCAAGCATATGGTTTAACTCCTAACAAAACAGAACTTTCGTTGCACTATATAGATTTAGCTAGACTTGTACACATATCATCTTTCTAATGTTTAGATAAGACCAAGATTTCATTATTTCTTGCCTCTTGACATTTGTAATTGGCTGCACTATGAGGTTTAGACTAACATCTGTTCCTATCCTTTCTGGCAAATCCAAGGAACTTAAAATACAGAGGGAGTTTGCTATTGCAAGTAAAGAAGAGCAGCAAAGAGAAGAGTATGAGAGAAGAAGCTAAGCTGTCAACTGCTGTATAAATACATGCCAAGCTTGAATCCAAAAAGAGAAtacatttttcttcataaatacGTCACCAATAATTTAAGTGGGCAAATTTACCTACCTTACATTGCATTTTGTCAATGGGTTACATCAATCGAGTTTTGGCAAAGCCAAATTCAACTCAGAAAATGAATACGAATTTCAAACTTTCAGACTTGGATTTAATTTAGAAGGCTCAAATTCAGCTCATAAGTTTAATATGAGTTTTGGGCTCATATCAGGATTGGGCCAAGCTCATAACCAAGTACACAATTATATATCATATACTCCTTTCATCCCATTGTTAACGTCATGTTTCTACTTTTTTGTTGTCTTAtggcaaaagtcaaacaaatttCACTACTAATTTTCTTTTATACCCTTAGTAATAATGACAAGATTCCatcaattaataataaataattgcATATGCCCACCACAACACATGCACACTTTCACCATTCCTGTGGCCTTTTGCTTTTAGTTGGCTATTTCCGTGTGTCAGACAATGGGTAAAACTGGAAGAATATAAAAAGTGCAGTTCACCATTTACATAAAAAGTGCAACTCCCGAAAAACGTCCCAAATTTTGGGACGGAGAGAGTATTAATATTTATGAactattatttatatataaattattaatatCTTAATATTATGATATATATAATCTACAATTTTTAATTACGTATTAATATGGGTCGAGTTTTAATTACGTTTGAGTCTAGTAGAACCCAAATTCAGCTCACACTTAATTTGGATCTATCATTTAGATCCAAACACTTTTTGACCCTACTATGAAGTGGCGTCCTCTAATTTATGAGCAGCCTTGAAAATTTCTATCTATATTCTGAACTGGAACTAGCAATTGCAAGTACTTCTTCTCAATACTAGGATgatagaatgatattttcagTCGGACACTTGTGCAGCATCCTATATTAAAGTACCTCATCCTAAATGGCTTAACTTTTGCAGTTGAACACTGTCCAGTAATTTATGAATCCACTTGGTTGGATTAatgttaataattttttatgaaTGAAGGCTAAATGCTTACAATAAATTGTAGTGTCGCTTGTCCTGGACACCAGCCATGAGTAGCATGACTCATGAAACCTATGTTTTGAAACTCGAAACGGATAGTGACTAGGCTGACTCAAGAGTCAATGGGTTCAATCAGATTCGGATTAATCTAAGAATCGGGTGACATCAtcataatattataaatatattaattaaaaattaaatagattatatgtaaaaatatatataagtgtATTATCAATATGGAAAAAATGTTCCTTTTATCTCTCTATTTGTATTCTTATACATCCTAAATTTTAGCATCCTCCGATCATAACTCTAATTGAATGTTCTTAAGCTTGAAATGAAAATTGATGCGCCTAAAACTAATTTATGAAACTTGTttgacaaataaagaaatttatgAAAGCATTTACCACTGTTCAGAAACTTGAGAGGtcaaaatagaataatagaaaaGTTGTGAACCAATGTCTAAATCTTTGCTTCTTTCCAAGTTTTCGGTTTATAAGGAAGAGTATGCCTCGTCCGGTCTTCTTCAACGTTTCTTCTTCTCCAGCCTGTAACATCCAATTTCCTATTATgttgttttcttcctttttgtacTTTTAATCTTCTAAAATcttttgtcttcttttctttcctcacCAAAGAAAACATTAATTTCTATTCTTTAtgttcatttttgtcttcaattctcttctcatttctttacaattcttttattttatttttagatcTTGTTACATTTGAAT
This Coffea arabica cultivar ET-39 chromosome 3e, Coffea Arabica ET-39 HiFi, whole genome shotgun sequence DNA region includes the following protein-coding sequences:
- the LOC113737743 gene encoding uncharacterized protein, with the protein product MDRKFSRLVIKLRTPLAIDEAALGNRIFELMISESVEGLNRVDEGFRLWEALEGSKQETSDWGPIFVAVVLFVLLSPGLLFQIPGHHRCVEFANLQTSGAAIMVHSLLYFALISVFLLAIKLHLYLG